CGGCTGATACCAAGTTGCATTCAGGGCCATCGGCGCCTGCCCAGAGGGGCAAGGGACCTGTCGGAGAGCCGGGCGCGGCTCCTTAGCTCGCCGTGCAGCGCCTCCGGTGTCTGGACTGCGAAATGGTATGGATTCCGACGTGTTGCCATGAATCCAGCTCCCCAGCTCCGTGCCTGCACGGCGAATCTCAATGCCCGGATTCGCGCCCGGCCGTAGGCAGGTCCCTTGCCCCGCCCCCGGATGCGTATCCGATGGATGACAACTTGGTTATGAGTCCCAGTCGGGGCCTCGGGGGCCCGGCCCCGCCGGGGGTCACGCAGCGGGGTCCGGCGCTTCGGGCAGGTGAACGATGAACGAGCTGCCCCGGCCGGGCTGGCTGCGTACCTCGATGCGCCCCCCGTGGACCTCGGCGATCCAGCGGCAGATGGCGAGCCCCAGGCCGCTGCCCCCCTGGGCCCGGGACCGGTGCTTGTCGACCCGGTAGAACCGTTCGAAGATCTTGGCCTGGTGCTCCGGAGGGATGCCGATGCCGGTGTCCTTCACGGTGATCCGGGCCCAACCCGGCCCCGACCGGGCGTGGCTCAGGAACACCTTTCCGCCCTCGGGCGTGTACTTCACGGCGTTGTCCAGCAGGTTCCAGACCAGCTGCCGGAGCCGCAGGGGGTCCGCCTCGACCCGGATGGGAGGGCCCCCGGCCCAGGTGAACTCCAGCCCCTTGGCCTCGGCCAGCACCGCGGCCCGGCCGGCCAGCTCGCCCAGCACCTCCTCCAGCCGAAGCGGCACCTTCTCCACCGGCGCTTCGCCCAGGTCCCCCTTGGCCAGGAGGAGCAGATCCTCCACGATCCGGCCCATGCGGTGGATCTCCTCCAGGCTGGAGGCGAGCACCTGCTGGTACTCCTCGGCCGTGCGCGGGTGGCGCAGGGCTACCTCGGCCTCGCCGCGCAGCACCGTGAGGGGGGTGCGCAGCTCGTGGCTCGCGTCGGCCGTGAACTCCCTCACCCGCCGGAACGCGTCGGCCAGCCGGCGCAGCAGCCCGTTGATGCTCCGGGCCAGCTCCCGCACCTCCTCGGTGCCCTCGTCCTCCGGCAGCCGAGCGGCCAGGCGGTCGGCGTCGAGGCGGCGCAGGGCCGCCACCAGCCCGTCCAGGGGGCGCAGGGCCCGACCCGCCAGGAACCACCCGCCCCACAGGACCAGGAAGAGGGTCAGGGGAATGCCCACCGCCAGGGCCAGGAGCACCTGGCGCAGGGTCGTGACCACCGACTCCAGGCTGGTGGCCACCTGGACCACGTTGCGCACCCGGCCGCGGACGATGATCGGGTAGGTCAGCACCCGCAGCGGGGCGTGGGGGTCGGGCACGGTCTCGAATACCCGCTGACCGTGGACCGCCCGCCGCAGGGCCTCGCGGGAGACCGGTAGGTTGCGCAGGATCAGGTTCTGGCTGCGGGCCCCCACCTTGCCCGAGGGATCGAGCACCTGGATGAACTGGCCCGCGGCCGGAACCCCGAAGAACTCCTCGAGGAGGCGTGCGAAGTTGGTGTAGCCGGGCCTCAGGAAGTTGCGGACGCTCGACTCCGCCACCACCTCGGCCAGGGCCAGGAGCTTCTGGTCCACCCCTCGGTACAGGTTCCGGGCCAGGGCCGCGTAGAACCCGACCCCGAACAGGAGGAGCACGGCGGTGAGCAGCGCTCCGTACCACAGGGTGAGGCGGCCCCGAAGGGTCTGGGGGCTCACGGTTCCTCCCGGAGCACGTAGCCCACGCCCCGCACCGTGTGGATCAGCCGGGGCTCGAACCCCTGGTCCACCTTCTTGCGCAGGTAGTTCACGTACACGTCCACCACGTTGGTGTACGAGTCGAACGACTGGTCCCACACGTGCTCGAGGATCATGGTCCGGGTCAGAACCCGGCCGGCGTGGCGCATGAAGTACTCGAGCAGGGCGAACTCCTTGGCCGTGAGCTCGATGGGCTTCCCGGCCCGGGTCACCCGGCGGGCCGCCGGGTCCAGGGTGAGGTCGGCCACCTGGAGCACCGGCGGCGCCTGGGGCGCGCCCCGCCTCAGCAGGGCCCGGATCCGGGCGAGGAGCTCGGCGAACGCGAACGGCTTGGTCAGGTAGTCGTCGGCCCCCAGGTCGAGCCCCTTGACCTTGTCGCCCACCGAGTCCCGGGCGGTGAGCACCAGGATCGGGGTGTGCACCCCCTGGGCCCGGAGCCGCTGGATGAACCGGAAGCCGTCGAGCCCCGGCAGCATCAGGTCGAGCACGATCAGATCGTAGGGGTTGAGCTCGGCGAGCTCGAGCCCCTCCTCCCCGTCCAGGGCCACGTCCACGGCGTAGCGCTCCTCCTCGAGGCCCTTGCGGATGAACGAGGCCACCTTCTCTTCGTCTTCCACCACCAGGATGCGCACGGTCCGTACCCTCCGTCGTCGAGTCGGCGCCCGGGTGTCGCCGGCGTCCAGATAGACGCTCCCCCTCCGCCCGTGGGAGGGGCAAGGGAAGCACGCCTATTTTGTCGCCGGGTTGATACTAATGCCAACGGAACTATTGTCAGATCCCCGGCCTTCACAAGGGAACCAGCGGGTGGGGGGCTGGTGGAGAGCCGGGCGCGGCCCCTTACGTCGCCGCGCCCTCACCCGGCTTGGATCGCTTTGTAAGTTCAGGAACTTCCGCCACCGGCGCCCCGGCCTACCGGGCTGACAACGGCATGCGAAGGCGCGGCGAAAAGGGTGCCGCACTCGCGCCCGGCCGGAGCCAGTCCCCCACCCGCGTCCGGCAATACCTTCGTAGGCCTTAGTAAGCCCTTCAACTAGGATTGCCGCAATGCGCGATGGGCCCTGGTGGGGCGGAGTCAGCAGCATTCGGAAGGGGGCTCGGCCGCGGTCTTTGCCGCCGGCCAGGGGGCCGGGGTCCGGGCGCGGGGCGGCCCGCCCCTTCCCGCCGGCAGCCGGCTCCGCACGGCGGCCCACAGGCCCACCCCCACCGACGCCCCCACCAGGTCCGCCACCCAATCGAGCCAGCTGGGCTGGCGACGGGGCACGAACCACTGGTGGACCTCGTCGGTCGCGCCGAACGCGGCCGCGGCCAGGAACCCCCACGCGAGGCCCCGCCGGCCGCGCACCCCCAACGCCCGGGCCCACAGGTAGCCCATGGGCACGTACTCCAAGGCGTGCAGGGGCTTGTCGCCCAGCGCCCACAGGAAACGGGGCAGGGGGGGGCGCGACGAGTTGGACAGGCCGAACACCACGGCCATGTACAGCACCGGCGGACCGAACCGCCAAAGCAGCGAACGAACCCGGGTGGGCATGATCTCCTCGGATGCGGAACCGGGACCCCAAGCGGCCATCGCCTTGCAGGGTACGCACGGCCAACCCTAGAATGCAACCGGTCGGGGCCCCGCCGCCCATCAACCCCTTGCCGGAATCTTGTGCCCTTGCGAACCCACCGACCCTCCCTGGACCCGGAACTCCTCGAAACCCTTCGGTTCGCCGTGAACTCGGGAGCCTGGCTGGTGGCCGGGGCGCCCGCCTCCTCCCGGCCCGCCGCGTCGGATCTGGCCGCGGTCCGGCGGGAGCTGGGGGAGTGTCGCCGGTGCCGGCTGTGGCAGACCCGGACCCGGATCGTGTTCGGGGTGGGGGACGAGCGTGCCCGGGTCGTGTTCGTGGGGGAGGCCCCGGGGTTCCAGGAGGACCTGCGGGGCGAGCCGTTCGTCGGACGGGCCGGCCAACTCCTGGACCGGATGCTCGCGGCCCTGGGCCTGGACCGGGGGCGGGTGTACATCGCCAACGTGCTCAAGTGTCGGCCCCCGGACAACCGCGATCCCCTGGCGGACGAGGTGGAGACCTGCGTGGCCTTCCTGTGGGCCCAGATCGAGGCGATCCGGCCCCGGGTGATCTGCGCCCTCGGGGCCCATGCGGCCCGGGCCCTGCTGGGAGTCACGGGCTCGATCTCGGAGCTGCGGGGCAAGGCACAGCCCGTTGGGCCGTGGACCGTGGTGCCCACCTACCATCCGGCGTTCCTGCTGCGCCGGCCGAGGTTCAAGCGCCAGGCGTGGGCGGATCTGAAGGCCGTGGCGCGACTCCTGGCGGAGTGAGCCGCCGCGGCCCATTCGGGTTTGACGAACCGGCCGAACCGGGTAAGGTGTCCGGAAGCCGTGAGGGCCGGGTTCGGCAGAGAGGAGAAAACGATGGACTGGCAAGACGACATGGGCAACCCCAAGAGCCCCGGAGAGATCGTGGCGGAGCTGCGGGAACGGTTCGGGGGGTGGTTCGGAGGAGGGCTGGCCACGGTGGCCGCCGCCGTGGTGCTGCTGGGATGGGCGGCCACGGGGTTCTACATCGTGAACCCCGACGAGGTGGGCGTGGTGAAGCGGTTCGGCCGGTACTCCTACACCGTGGGGCCGGGGCCCCACTGGCGCCTGCCGTACCCCATCGAGTCGGTGCTCCGACCCAAGGTCACCAAGGTGCGCAGGGTCGAGGTGGGGTTCCGGACCGTCGCGGTGGGCCCCCCGGCCCGGTACCAGAAGGTGCCAGCCGAGGCGCTCATGCTCACGGGAGACGAGAACATCGTGTCCACCGAGTTCATCGTCCAGTACCGGGTGCGCGACCCCGTGGAGTTCCTGTTCAACGTGCGCGATCCCGAGGGCGCGGTGCGGGACGCGGCCGAGGCGACCATGCGTGAGGTGGTGGGCCGGCACACCGTGGACGACGTGCTCACCGAGCAGAAGGACAAGATCCAGCTGGAGGCCCGCGACACCCTCCAGCGGATCCTGGACTCCTATAAGACCGGCGTGTCCGTGGAGTATGTGAAGCTCCAGGACGTGTACCCGCCGTCCCAGGTGATCGACGCGTTCCGTGACGTGGCCAGCGCCCGGGAGGACCGGGAGCGGCTCCGGAATGAGGCCGAGGCCTACGCGAACGACGTGCTGCCCAAGGCCCGGGGCGAGGCCAAGAAGATCGTCAACGAGGCCCAGGCCTACCGGGAGACCCAGATCAAGCGGGCCCAGGGGGACGCGGCCCGGTTCCTGGCCCTGTTGAAGGAGTACCGCCGGGCGCGGGAGGTGACCCGCAAGCGGCTGTACCTGGACGCCATGCGCGACATCCTGGCCAACGCCAAGCTGGTGCTGCTGGAGCCCCAGGGCGCCTCCGGGGTGCTGCCCCTGCTGCCCCTGAGCCCCCTCAACACCGGGGAGAAGAACTGAGATGGGACGCATCCTCCGAATTCTCGGAATCCTGTTCGCGCTCGGTGCGCTCGCCTGGGGCACCGTGCTGTTCACCGTGGACCAGACCGAGGTGGCCATCGTGCTCCGGCTCGGAAAGCCGGTGGGCGGGCCCCGGTCGCCGGGGCTGCACGTGCGCATCCCGCTGGTGGAGAGCGTGGTGGTGTACGACGCCCGCCAGTTGGAGTACGACGCCGAGGCCCGCGAGGTGATCAGCAAGGACAAGAAGAACCTCAAGGTGGACAACTACGCCCGGTGGCAGATCGTGGATCCGCTCAAGTTCTACCAGACCGTGCGGGACGAGCGCGGGGCCCAGTCCCGACTGGACGACATCATCTACTCCCAGGTGCGCGAGCAGCTGGGCAAGTACACCCTGCTCGAGATCGTGGCCGAGAAGCGCTCCGAGATCATGGCCGAGGTGACCGAGCGCACCCGGGAGGCGGCCGCGGAGTTCGGCATCGCCGTGGTCGACGTCCGGATCAAGCGCGCGGACCTGCCCCCGGCCAACGAGAAGGCCGTGTACGCCCGGATGCAGGCCGAGCGCAAGCGCCAGGCCCACCGGTACCGGGCCGAGGGCGAGGAGGCGGCGCGGGAGGTGCGATCCCAGGCCGACAAGGAGAAGGCGATCCTGCTGGCCGAGGCATACCGCAAGGCCCAGGAGATCCGGGGCGAGGGAGACGCCGAGGCCACCCGGATCTTCGCCGAGGCGTTCGGCCAGGACCCGGAGTTCTACGACTTCATGCGCAGCCTCGAGATCTACCGGAAGGGGATCAAGAAGGGCGACGTGCTGCTCCTGTCCCCCACGAGCCAGCTGTTCCGTTATCTGGCGCCGGTGGGCTCGGGGCCGTGAGGATCGGGGACTTCACCTACGAACTGCCCCCCGATTGCATCGCCCAGTTTCCGGTGGACCCGCGGGACGCCTCGCGCCTGCTGGTGGTGCGGCCGACGGGGGCGTTCGAGGACGCGCGGTTTCGGGACCTGCCCGACCACCTGGAGCCGGGGGACCTGCTGGTGGTGAACGACACGCGGGTCCTGCCGGCCCGGCTGTTGGGCCGCAAGCCCACGGGCGGCCGGGCCGAGGTGCTTCTGCTGACCCGGCTGGCGGCCGGGGAGTGGGAGGCCCTGGTGCGGGCGTCCAAGCCGGTGCGGGCCGGGGTACGGATCGAGGTGGCGGACGGCGGGGTGCGGGTGCTCGAGCCGCTGGGGGAGGGGCGTTACCGGGTCCGGATCGAGGCGCCCGAAGCGGTCGAGGCGTGGCTCGATCGGGTGGGGCGGATGCCCCTGCCCCCCTACATCCGGCGGGAGGCTCCGGACGGGCGGGACCGGTCGTGGTACCAGACCGTTTTCGCTCGGCCCGATCGGGCGGGATCGGCGGCCGCCCCCACCGCCGGGCTCCACTTCACCCCCCGGGTGCTGGAGGCGCTGGAACGAAGGGGGGTGGGTCGGGCCAGCGTGACGTTGCACGTGGGGTTGGGGACGTTCCTCCCGGTGCGGGTCGAGGATCTGGACGAGCACCGCATGCACCGGGAGTGGTTCGAGGTGCCGGCGGACACGGCCCGGGCGGTGAACCGGACGCTGGAGCGGGGCGGCCGGGTCGTGGCGGTGGGCACCACCGTGACCCGGGTGCTCGAGCACGTGGGCCGCTCCGGCCGGGTGGAACCCGATGTGGGGTGGACCGATCTGTTCATCCGGCCGGGCCACGGGTTCCGGGTGGTGTCGGGCCTGGTGACCAACTTCCACCTGCCCCGCTCGACCCTGCTGGTGTTGGTGTGCGCGTTCGGGGGCACGGACCGCATCCTCTCCGCGTACCGCCACGCGGTGCGCTCGGGGTACCGGTTCTACTCCTACGGGGACGCCATGCTGGTGCTGGGGAGCCCCCCGGCCGCCTAGTGTCCTGCTCCGCAAGTTCGTGCATTCCCCCAGCCCCACCGCTGCAATCGATATGCTTTCTTGGGGAACGGGACACTAGCGGGCCGAAGGCTCCCCTCAGTACCGGCTGCGGGCCAGGGGCAGGGCGACCCCGCCCGAGCCCCGGCCGGGGAGGTCCCAGCTCACCCTCACCACGATCCGCCTCAGGTCCCCTGCGTCGCCGGGCAGGGCGGGGACCGCGGCGAACTCCCACTCCCGGGTGAACCCCGCCGCCGGGGCGTCGGAGCCGGGCACCCGAAGGGACAGGTCGTCGAAGGGAACCGTGCGCAGCTCCTCGGCCTTCTCCTGGGCCAGGGCCACGGCCTGGGTGCGCACGCCGGCCACGTCCACCGCCCTCAGGTTGGCCACCGCCATGGGGAGCAGCGCGGCCACCCCCAGGGCGAACAGTGCCAGGGCCACCAGCAGCTCCACCAGGGTGAACCCCCTCCGGCTCATTCCCACCTCCCGGTTCCCGGGTTCCAGGTGTACGCCCGCACCCGCCCGGTCGTGGACAGCACGGCGACCTTGCGCTCCGGGGTCGCCCGGCCGGGCACCCGGAGGACCACGCTGCCGCCGTTGGAGGTGCCGCGGGGCCGGAACACGGCCACGTCGTTCTGGAACGTGACCGGGTCCGCCACCACGGTGGACCCCAGGACCACGCCCGGAAACTGGTCCGTCACGGCCACCTCCCGGTCCGTCTGGTCGCCGGGGGTGGGCCCTGCCACGCCGTCGGCCTCGCGGACGATTCGATAGACCGAGGTGCCCACCTCGAACACGACGTAGACCGGCTCCCCCGACTCCACCGCCAGGGTCCGGGCCCGCCGAAGGTCGGTCAACACCTGGCGGGTGGCGGCGGCGGCGCGCCGGTTCGGCAGCGAGGCAAGATAGTAGGGCATGGCCACGGCCCCGGCCACGGCGAGGATCACCAGGACCAGCACGAGCTCCAGGAGGGTCAGCCCCCGGGTCAGCCGTAGGCGGCCTTCTTCCGCTGGGCCTTGCGCCACCCCTCGGCGTAGAACCTCTGCTCCCGCTCCAGGGCCCATTTCTTCAGGGCCTCGAAGTGGGCCTTCGGGTCCCCGGCGTAGCGCTGCTCGATCTCCCGGCGCTCCCGCGCCCGTTGGATGTTGTCCTCCGGGCTGAAGCCCACCCAGGTCACGAAGTCGCCGTCGAACACCTTCTCGGCGGTGACCTCGTCGGGGGTCATGTCCATCCGGGGGGCGTAGGCCCGCAGGACGTCCATGTCGAGCTCCAGGATCCAACCGTTGTCCTCGACCGCGGCCACCGGGTCCGGCTCCACCGTGGCCGCGCACTCGGGGCAGTACACGGCGCGCACGGCCGCCTCGTCGAGGATCATGTGGCCGAAAAACAGCTCGGCCGTGCGTTGTCCGCAGGCACAGGGTTTGCGATAGCTCTGGCACATGGCGAGTTGTCTCCTTCTTGGGAGGATCGACGAACCAAAGTCTAACCGATACGGTCATCATTGGCAACCCGCCCGCTTTTCTCGATACCTCGAAAGCCGTTACCCTACCCCGGATTTCCCGATTGTCCAGGAACCGAGGAGGTGTCCGATGGACGGAGCGTTGGAAGGAATCCGGGTGCTGGACCTGTCGCGCCTGTTCCCGGGGCCGTTCGCCACCCAGCTCCTGGCGGACTTCGGCGCGGACGTAATCAAGGTGGAGCAGCCGGGCCGGGGCGACTACATGCGGGGATTCGCTCCCATGGTGCGGGGCGAGAGCCTGTTCTTCCTGAACCTGAACCGCAACAAGCGAAGCGTGGCCCTGGACCTGAAGCACCCCCGGGGCCGGGACGCCCTGCTGCGCCTGGTGGACACGGCCGACGTGGTGGTGGAGTCGTTCCGGCCCGGGGCCATGGAGCGGCTCGGCCTGGGGCCGGACGAGCTCCTGGGGCGCAACCCCCGGCTGATCTACTGCGCGGTCACCGGATACGGCCGGTCCGGCCCCTACGCCCAGCGGGCCGGCCACGACGCCAACTACCTGGGGGTGGCGGGCGCCCTGGCGCTCAACCGGGACGCCCAGGGCCGGCCCGTGCTGCCCCACTTCCAGATCGGGGACGTGGGGGGCGGGGCGCTCAACGCGTGCATCGGGATCCTGCTGGCCCTGGTGGCCCGGCAACGCACCGGCCGGGGGCAGGTCGTGGATGCCGCCATGGTGGACGGTGTGGCCACCTGGCTCACCTACCGGTGGGCCCACCTGGAGGTGGGCACGCCGGAACGGGAACTCCATCTCGGGGGCGGATACCCATGTTACGCGGTGTACGAGACGGCGGACGGCCGTTTCGTGGTGCTGGCGGCCCTGGAGCCCCAGTTCTGGGAGCGGTTCTGTCGCCACATCGGCCGGCCCGAGTGGATCCGGGCCCAGTTCGCAGGCGGGGAGGAGCGGGACCGGATCTTCGACGAGCTGCGCTCGCTGTTCCGCAGCCGTACCCGGGACGAGTGGGTTCGGGAGCTCGAGCCCGTGGACTGCTGCACCTCCCCGGTGCTGGAGGTGGACGAGCTGGCCGACGATCCCCACTGGCGGGAGAGGGAGCTGGTTCGGCCCGTCGAGATCCCGGGGTGGGGGGTCCTGCGGGCCCTGG
This is a stretch of genomic DNA from Deferrisoma camini S3R1. It encodes these proteins:
- a CDS encoding sensor histidine kinase yields the protein MSPQTLRGRLTLWYGALLTAVLLLFGVGFYAALARNLYRGVDQKLLALAEVVAESSVRNFLRPGYTNFARLLEEFFGVPAAGQFIQVLDPSGKVGARSQNLILRNLPVSREALRRAVHGQRVFETVPDPHAPLRVLTYPIIVRGRVRNVVQVATSLESVVTTLRQVLLALAVGIPLTLFLVLWGGWFLAGRALRPLDGLVAALRRLDADRLAARLPEDEGTEEVRELARSINGLLRRLADAFRRVREFTADASHELRTPLTVLRGEAEVALRHPRTAEEYQQVLASSLEEIHRMGRIVEDLLLLAKGDLGEAPVEKVPLRLEEVLGELAGRAAVLAEAKGLEFTWAGGPPIRVEADPLRLRQLVWNLLDNAVKYTPEGGKVFLSHARSGPGWARITVKDTGIGIPPEHQAKIFERFYRVDKHRSRAQGGSGLGLAICRWIAEVHGGRIEVRSQPGRGSSFIVHLPEAPDPAA
- a CDS encoding uracil-DNA glycosylase; this encodes MRTHRPSLDPELLETLRFAVNSGAWLVAGAPASSRPAASDLAAVRRELGECRRCRLWQTRTRIVFGVGDERARVVFVGEAPGFQEDLRGEPFVGRAGQLLDRMLAALGLDRGRVYIANVLKCRPPDNRDPLADEVETCVAFLWAQIEAIRPRVICALGAHAARALLGVTGSISELRGKAQPVGPWTVVPTYHPAFLLRRPRFKRQAWADLKAVARLLAE
- a CDS encoding prepilin-type N-terminal cleavage/methylation domain-containing protein, whose protein sequence is MSRRGFTLVELLVALALFALGVAALLPMAVANLRAVDVAGVRTQAVALAQEKAEELRTVPFDDLSLRVPGSDAPAAGFTREWEFAAVPALPGDAGDLRRIVVRVSWDLPGRGSGGVALPLARSRY
- the hflK gene encoding FtsH protease activity modulator HflK, which encodes MDWQDDMGNPKSPGEIVAELRERFGGWFGGGLATVAAAVVLLGWAATGFYIVNPDEVGVVKRFGRYSYTVGPGPHWRLPYPIESVLRPKVTKVRRVEVGFRTVAVGPPARYQKVPAEALMLTGDENIVSTEFIVQYRVRDPVEFLFNVRDPEGAVRDAAEATMREVVGRHTVDDVLTEQKDKIQLEARDTLQRILDSYKTGVSVEYVKLQDVYPPSQVIDAFRDVASAREDRERLRNEAEAYANDVLPKARGEAKKIVNEAQAYRETQIKRAQGDAARFLALLKEYRRAREVTRKRLYLDAMRDILANAKLVLLEPQGASGVLPLLPLSPLNTGEKN
- a CDS encoding GspH/FimT family protein, yielding MAQGPAEEGRLRLTRGLTLLELVLVLVILAVAGAVAMPYYLASLPNRRAAAATRQVLTDLRRARTLAVESGEPVYVVFEVGTSVYRIVREADGVAGPTPGDQTDREVAVTDQFPGVVLGSTVVADPVTFQNDVAVFRPRGTSNGGSVVLRVPGRATPERKVAVLSTTGRVRAYTWNPGTGRWE
- the queA gene encoding tRNA preQ1(34) S-adenosylmethionine ribosyltransferase-isomerase QueA, with the protein product MRIGDFTYELPPDCIAQFPVDPRDASRLLVVRPTGAFEDARFRDLPDHLEPGDLLVVNDTRVLPARLLGRKPTGGRAEVLLLTRLAAGEWEALVRASKPVRAGVRIEVADGGVRVLEPLGEGRYRVRIEAPEAVEAWLDRVGRMPLPPYIRREAPDGRDRSWYQTVFARPDRAGSAAAPTAGLHFTPRVLEALERRGVGRASVTLHVGLGTFLPVRVEDLDEHRMHREWFEVPADTARAVNRTLERGGRVVAVGTTVTRVLEHVGRSGRVEPDVGWTDLFIRPGHGFRVVSGLVTNFHLPRSTLLVLVCAFGGTDRILSAYRHAVRSGYRFYSYGDAMLVLGSPPAA
- a CDS encoding CaiB/BaiF CoA transferase family protein, whose translation is MDGALEGIRVLDLSRLFPGPFATQLLADFGADVIKVEQPGRGDYMRGFAPMVRGESLFFLNLNRNKRSVALDLKHPRGRDALLRLVDTADVVVESFRPGAMERLGLGPDELLGRNPRLIYCAVTGYGRSGPYAQRAGHDANYLGVAGALALNRDAQGRPVLPHFQIGDVGGGALNACIGILLALVARQRTGRGQVVDAAMVDGVATWLTYRWAHLEVGTPERELHLGGGYPCYAVYETADGRFVVLAALEPQFWERFCRHIGRPEWIRAQFAGGEERDRIFDELRSLFRSRTRDEWVRELEPVDCCTSPVLEVDELADDPHWRERELVRPVEIPGWGVLRALGFPVRLSATPGSVRRPPPGLGEHTREVLTEAGLSEGEIHALLAEGAAAGS
- a CDS encoding VanZ family protein, coding for MPTRVRSLLWRFGPPVLYMAVVFGLSNSSRPPLPRFLWALGDKPLHALEYVPMGYLWARALGVRGRRGLAWGFLAAAAFGATDEVHQWFVPRRQPSWLDWVADLVGASVGVGLWAAVRSRLPAGRGGPPRARTPAPWPAAKTAAEPPSECC
- a CDS encoding heavy metal response regulator transcription factor translates to MRILVVEDEEKVASFIRKGLEEERYAVDVALDGEEGLELAELNPYDLIVLDLMLPGLDGFRFIQRLRAQGVHTPILVLTARDSVGDKVKGLDLGADDYLTKPFAFAELLARIRALLRRGAPQAPPVLQVADLTLDPAARRVTRAGKPIELTAKEFALLEYFMRHAGRVLTRTMILEHVWDQSFDSYTNVVDVYVNYLRKKVDQGFEPRLIHTVRGVGYVLREEP
- the hflC gene encoding protease modulator HflC is translated as MGRILRILGILFALGALAWGTVLFTVDQTEVAIVLRLGKPVGGPRSPGLHVRIPLVESVVVYDARQLEYDAEAREVISKDKKNLKVDNYARWQIVDPLKFYQTVRDERGAQSRLDDIIYSQVREQLGKYTLLEIVAEKRSEIMAEVTERTREAAAEFGIAVVDVRIKRADLPPANEKAVYARMQAERKRQAHRYRAEGEEAAREVRSQADKEKAILLAEAYRKAQEIRGEGDAEATRIFAEAFGQDPEFYDFMRSLEIYRKGIKKGDVLLLSPTSQLFRYLAPVGSGP